One Halostagnicola kamekurae DNA segment encodes these proteins:
- a CDS encoding DUF7561 family protein, whose amino-acid sequence MGTDSCDGCGRPVSVAGGVANIWTFGENDGSDGTAMTLELADGSSHLLCYACLEALPDEPTVEDVENLEPTDDGSVVRSVRSDR is encoded by the coding sequence ATGGGTACTGATTCGTGTGACGGCTGCGGGCGTCCGGTCTCCGTCGCGGGCGGCGTCGCCAACATCTGGACGTTCGGCGAAAACGACGGCAGCGACGGGACGGCGATGACCCTCGAGCTCGCGGACGGCTCGAGTCACCTGCTTTGCTACGCGTGTCTCGAGGCGTTGCCCGACGAGCCGACGGTCGAGGACGTGGAGAACTTGGAGCCGACCGACGATGGCTCTGTCGTTCGCTCAGTCCGGTCGGATCGCTGA
- a CDS encoding helicase C-terminal domain-containing protein — MNTERIFEEFPAPSYRGAQESALRDIRDAFEAGNDVVLVRAPTGSGKSLLARAIAGCAQTIEEADPSEPSGAYYTTPQVSQLDDVAADDLLSDLNVIRGKSNYNCILPHERDTPVNQAPCVRERGYDCSVKHRCPYFSDRAIASNREIAAMTLAYFMQTAGSEVFRTRDVVVVDEAHGLAEWAEMYATIRLGPRSVPIWEDLRVPDVDGVDRAARYAENLSQTCTRRKDELLSQESLTPADVRERDRLQELIGELEWFVSDYRDPESPTTWLIDQEPPADTDQPSGGNGSDGEDAELGGPMTIKPMNPERYLRHTVWDRGNKFALLSATILNKDAFCRQVGLNPENVALVDVEHTFPVENRPLYDVTQGKMTYDQRDDTLPEIARTIVRIMQEHPDEKGLVHAHSYAIQERLADLLRDFGVGGRIRTHTRDGRDADLEEWKASDDPDVFLSVKMEEALDLKGDLCRFQVLCKAPFLNTGDSRVAHRLEEGQWAWYYRTALRTIIQGCGRVVRAPDDYGATYLADSSLLDLFDRARTDMPDWFEAQVDRMDAPSLPSFDPQAAVAGTGGANRSSSGRSSAGRSPSTSASGSRTGDRSQSGSESRSSSDRNRSSTRESSRSSPLADVWDTDG, encoded by the coding sequence GTGAACACCGAGCGGATCTTCGAGGAGTTTCCCGCGCCGAGCTATCGCGGTGCGCAGGAGTCGGCCCTCCGTGACATTCGCGACGCGTTCGAGGCCGGCAACGACGTGGTGCTCGTGCGCGCGCCCACGGGCAGCGGCAAGTCCCTGCTGGCTCGAGCGATCGCCGGCTGTGCCCAGACGATAGAGGAGGCGGACCCGAGCGAGCCGTCGGGGGCCTACTACACGACGCCGCAGGTGTCGCAACTCGACGACGTCGCGGCCGACGACCTGCTCTCGGATCTGAACGTGATCCGCGGGAAGTCGAACTACAACTGTATTCTCCCTCACGAGCGCGATACGCCGGTGAATCAGGCCCCCTGCGTTCGCGAGCGCGGGTACGACTGCTCGGTCAAACATCGCTGTCCGTACTTCTCGGATCGGGCGATCGCGTCGAACCGCGAAATCGCGGCGATGACGCTCGCGTACTTCATGCAAACCGCGGGGAGCGAGGTCTTCCGGACCCGCGACGTGGTCGTCGTCGACGAGGCCCACGGGCTGGCCGAGTGGGCCGAAATGTACGCGACGATCCGACTCGGCCCCCGATCGGTCCCCATTTGGGAGGACCTTCGCGTCCCCGATGTCGACGGCGTCGACCGCGCCGCTCGATACGCCGAAAACCTCTCCCAGACGTGTACCCGACGGAAAGACGAACTGCTCTCCCAGGAGTCGCTCACGCCCGCGGACGTTCGCGAGCGCGACCGGCTCCAGGAACTCATCGGCGAACTCGAGTGGTTCGTTTCGGACTACCGCGACCCGGAGAGTCCGACGACCTGGCTGATCGATCAGGAGCCGCCGGCTGACACGGACCAACCTAGCGGCGGCAATGGGAGCGACGGCGAGGACGCCGAACTCGGCGGTCCGATGACGATCAAACCGATGAATCCCGAGCGGTACCTCAGACACACCGTCTGGGATCGGGGCAACAAGTTCGCGCTCCTCTCGGCCACGATTCTCAACAAGGACGCGTTCTGCCGGCAGGTCGGGCTGAATCCGGAGAACGTCGCCCTCGTGGACGTCGAGCACACATTCCCGGTCGAAAACCGCCCGCTGTACGACGTGACCCAGGGGAAGATGACCTACGACCAGCGCGACGACACGCTCCCCGAGATCGCCCGAACCATCGTCCGAATCATGCAGGAACACCCCGACGAGAAGGGGCTTGTCCACGCCCACTCCTACGCGATTCAGGAGCGATTGGCCGACCTGCTTCGGGATTTCGGTGTCGGCGGACGGATTCGAACGCACACGAGAGACGGCCGGGACGCCGACTTGGAGGAGTGGAAGGCGAGCGACGACCCGGACGTGTTCCTCTCGGTCAAGATGGAGGAAGCGCTCGACCTCAAAGGCGACCTCTGTCGCTTTCAGGTGCTCTGTAAAGCGCCGTTTCTCAACACCGGCGATTCGCGCGTCGCCCACCGCCTCGAGGAGGGCCAGTGGGCCTGGTACTATCGGACGGCGCTGCGGACCATCATCCAGGGCTGTGGTCGGGTCGTCCGCGCGCCCGACGACTACGGCGCGACGTACCTGGCGGACTCGAGCCTGCTGGACCTCTTCGACCGCGCGCGAACGGACATGCCCGACTGGTTCGAAGCACAGGTCGACCGGATGGACGCGCCCTCGCTTCCTTCCTTCGACCCGCAGGCCGCGGTCGCCGGAACCGGCGGCGCGAACCGCTCGTCGTCCGGCCGTTCATCCGCCGGCCGTTCGCCGTCCACGTCGGCTTCTGGCTCGCGGACCGGTGATCGGTCCCAGTCCGGATCCGAGAGTCGCTCCTCGAGCGATCGCAACCGCTCGTCCACGCGCGAATCCTCGCGCTCGAGCCCGCTAGCGGACGTCTGGGACACGGACGGCTAA
- a CDS encoding class I SAM-dependent methyltransferase has protein sequence MTERPDETGSSSGDEGPAETSPSLEPGTDSPLAVVVEKPRTETAIESLRAEGVYDDERRVREYDAETVALPVSAQPAETAVHEVIRQLDPDYRSPDLERRLAERGWSEADREAVPGSWAVVGSVILVTVPENCPDETALAEELLEIHGEADTVLADEGIANDGTAGTYRTPRTRLLAGHRDTETIHTEDGTRYGLDPAEVMFSPGNQAERVRMGEVVSAGERVFDMFAGIGYFTLPMARAGARVIATERNPTAFRYLLENAMLNDVQNDLEAYMSDCRDLAADLEVDRVVMGYYGVSESDVGDEQEARTDEAHEFLPAALEALAPGGTVHYHEATPESLLWDRPIERLETAVDDADRMLGDLERRRVKSHSAGVEHVVVDAVVE, from the coding sequence ATGACTGAGCGGCCAGACGAAACGGGTTCGAGTTCCGGAGACGAGGGTCCGGCCGAAACCAGTCCGAGTCTCGAGCCCGGAACCGACTCGCCGCTGGCGGTCGTCGTCGAGAAGCCGCGAACGGAGACGGCGATCGAATCCTTGCGAGCGGAAGGCGTCTACGACGACGAGCGGCGGGTTCGCGAGTACGACGCCGAGACGGTCGCCCTGCCGGTTTCCGCCCAGCCCGCCGAGACGGCGGTGCACGAGGTGATCCGACAGCTCGATCCCGACTACCGGAGCCCCGACCTCGAGCGGCGACTCGCCGAACGGGGCTGGAGCGAGGCGGACCGCGAGGCCGTGCCGGGGTCGTGGGCCGTCGTCGGCTCGGTGATCCTCGTGACGGTTCCGGAGAACTGCCCCGACGAGACGGCGCTGGCGGAGGAACTGCTCGAGATCCACGGCGAGGCCGACACCGTCCTCGCGGACGAGGGCATCGCGAACGACGGGACGGCGGGAACCTACCGGACGCCGCGAACGCGACTGCTGGCGGGCCACCGGGACACCGAGACGATCCACACCGAAGACGGAACGCGGTACGGACTCGACCCGGCGGAAGTGATGTTCTCGCCGGGAAACCAGGCCGAGCGGGTTCGAATGGGCGAGGTGGTCTCCGCCGGCGAGCGCGTCTTCGACATGTTCGCCGGCATCGGATACTTCACGCTGCCGATGGCTCGCGCCGGCGCGCGGGTGATCGCGACCGAACGCAATCCGACCGCGTTTCGCTACCTGCTCGAGAACGCGATGTTGAACGACGTCCAGAACGATCTCGAGGCCTACATGAGCGACTGTCGGGACCTCGCGGCTGATCTCGAGGTCGACCGCGTCGTGATGGGCTACTACGGCGTTTCCGAGTCTGACGTGGGGGACGAACAGGAGGCTCGGACCGACGAAGCTCACGAGTTTCTCCCCGCGGCGCTCGAGGCGCTCGCCCCCGGCGGGACGGTCCACTACCACGAGGCGACGCCGGAGTCGCTGCTGTGGGATCGCCCGATCGAGCGACTCGAGACGGCCGTCGACGACGCGGATCGAATGCTCGGCGATCTCGAGCGCCGTCGGGTCAAGAGTCACAGCGCGGGCGTCGAGCACGTCGTCGTCGACGCCGTGGTGGAGTGA
- a CDS encoding 60S ribosomal export protein NMD3, producing the protein MADSRAFCPRCGDPIADRSGSDATESAAPSGDADERGVREPAAGETDLCRACYFDDFEFVDAPQQVDVRVCARCGAVHRGQRWVDVGADDYTDVAIEEVSDALGVHVDAEDVAWQVEPEQVDENTIRMHCYFTGVVRGEPVEEQVTVPVRIARQTCTRCGRIAGDYYASIVQIRAEDRTPVPEEIDRAKAIANDIVAEMEATGDRNAFITELSETPDGLNVKVSTNKIGKKISNKMVEEFGGTVNDAETLVTEDEDGNEVYRVTFAVRLPPYRPGDVIELEDDADDDGPILVRSARGNLKGTRVTTGEHYEADYEEGNSPDARKLGELEDGVETTVVTVEDENAVQVLDPETYQAKTVARPDYFDPDAETVPVLKSRAGLHVLPDESDD; encoded by the coding sequence ATGGCAGACTCGCGTGCGTTCTGTCCCCGCTGTGGGGATCCGATCGCGGATCGATCCGGGAGCGACGCGACCGAATCCGCGGCCCCGAGCGGGGACGCTGACGAGCGGGGCGTTCGCGAACCGGCCGCCGGCGAGACCGACCTCTGTCGGGCGTGTTACTTCGACGACTTCGAGTTCGTCGACGCGCCACAGCAGGTCGACGTCCGGGTCTGTGCCCGGTGCGGAGCGGTCCACCGGGGCCAGCGCTGGGTCGACGTCGGCGCGGACGACTACACCGACGTCGCGATCGAAGAGGTGAGCGACGCGCTCGGCGTCCACGTCGACGCCGAGGACGTCGCCTGGCAGGTCGAGCCCGAACAGGTCGACGAGAACACGATCCGGATGCACTGTTATTTCACCGGCGTCGTCCGCGGGGAACCCGTCGAGGAGCAGGTCACCGTCCCCGTCAGGATCGCTCGACAGACCTGTACCCGCTGTGGCCGGATCGCCGGCGACTACTACGCGAGCATCGTCCAGATCCGCGCCGAGGACCGGACGCCGGTCCCCGAGGAGATCGACCGCGCCAAGGCGATCGCGAACGACATCGTCGCCGAGATGGAGGCGACGGGCGACCGCAACGCCTTCATTACCGAACTGAGCGAGACGCCCGACGGGCTGAACGTGAAGGTCTCGACCAACAAGATCGGCAAGAAGATCTCGAACAAGATGGTCGAGGAGTTCGGCGGAACCGTCAACGACGCCGAGACGCTGGTCACCGAGGACGAAGACGGCAACGAGGTCTACCGCGTGACCTTCGCCGTCCGCCTGCCGCCGTACCGACCGGGAGACGTCATCGAACTCGAGGACGACGCGGACGACGACGGGCCGATCCTCGTCCGCAGCGCCCGCGGGAACCTGAAAGGAACGCGCGTTACGACGGGCGAACACTACGAAGCCGACTACGAGGAGGGGAACTCCCCCGACGCTCGAAAGCTCGGCGAACTCGAGGATGGCGTCGAGACGACGGTCGTCACCGTCGAAGACGAGAACGCGGTACAGGTGCTCGATCCGGAAACGTACCAGGCCAAAACGGTCGCCCGGCCGGACTACTTCGATCCCGACGCCGAGACGGTTCCCGTCCTGAAGAGCCGCGCCGGATTGCACGTGTTGCCGGACGAGAGCGATGACTGA
- the htpX gene encoding zinc metalloprotease HtpX, translating to MDWQPDWGLRARMGLTMFLLFAVYLFFIAGLTTVFGGGASSLLLVALLFGSFSLIQFFYSDKLALWSMGASEVEREEYPQLHAAVDRLSQQADLPKPKVAVVDSKVPNAFATGRSPSNAVVAVTTGLMNTLDQEELDGVLAHELAHVKNRDVAVMTIASFLSTIAFLIVRFGGQMMLFTGGGRGHGDDARGAAGLLVAILISLLVWIVSYLLIRALSRYREFAADRGAAAITGNPGALASALMKISGEVDKVPDEDLREEAEMNAFFIIPLKSGIVGRLFSTHPSTERRIEQLRDLERETATA from the coding sequence ATGGACTGGCAACCGGACTGGGGGCTTCGCGCGCGAATGGGGCTTACAATGTTCCTCCTTTTTGCGGTGTATCTGTTCTTCATCGCCGGACTCACGACCGTGTTCGGTGGGGGTGCTTCGAGTCTCCTGCTGGTCGCGCTGCTGTTTGGAAGCTTCTCGCTGATCCAGTTTTTCTACAGCGACAAACTCGCGCTGTGGAGCATGGGTGCCTCGGAGGTAGAACGGGAGGAGTACCCGCAGTTACACGCCGCGGTGGACCGGCTCTCCCAGCAGGCCGACCTGCCGAAACCGAAGGTAGCGGTCGTCGACTCGAAGGTTCCCAACGCCTTCGCGACCGGCCGCTCGCCGAGCAACGCTGTCGTCGCGGTGACGACCGGACTCATGAACACGCTGGATCAGGAGGAACTCGACGGCGTCCTCGCCCACGAACTCGCTCACGTCAAGAACCGCGACGTCGCCGTGATGACCATCGCTTCCTTCCTCTCGACCATCGCCTTCCTCATCGTCCGCTTCGGCGGTCAGATGATGCTCTTTACCGGCGGCGGGCGGGGCCACGGCGACGACGCGCGGGGCGCGGCGGGGCTCCTCGTCGCCATCCTGATCTCGCTGCTCGTCTGGATCGTCAGCTACCTCCTCATCCGTGCGCTCTCGCGCTATCGCGAGTTCGCCGCCGACCGCGGCGCGGCCGCCATCACCGGCAACCCCGGCGCGCTCGCGTCCGCGCTCATGAAGATCTCGGGCGAGGTCGACAAGGTCCCCGACGAGGATCTCCGCGAGGAGGCCGAGATGAACGCCTTCTTCATCATCCCGCTGAAGTCCGGCATCGTCGGCCGACTGTTCAGCACCCACCCCTCGACGGAACGGCGGATCGAACAGCTTCGGGATCTCGAGCGCGAGACGGCGACGGCGTGA
- the pspAB gene encoding PspA-associated protein PspAB gives MGLLDGLRSVLGLRAESDAKRDADPDDLFGMSTAYFTMEAELGYDSAEVGALCFSGVDSSTFREAVSEVEAILEAGREETGTEFEIAEDDHGYRWVILEEDDPEDLVTSMHFAADTFIEHGYGSRLLAAVFAYEGTAASDGDGPVYWIYSFRRGRFYPFAPRPGHERDSSAEFKLESVLDGELEIETEKDHWYPLWPSSSGTHPWE, from the coding sequence ATGGGACTGCTGGATGGACTTCGGTCCGTACTCGGACTGCGCGCCGAGTCCGACGCCAAGCGAGACGCCGATCCCGACGACCTCTTCGGGATGAGCACGGCTTACTTCACCATGGAGGCCGAACTGGGCTACGACTCGGCCGAGGTCGGCGCGCTCTGTTTTTCCGGCGTCGACTCGAGCACCTTCCGCGAGGCCGTCTCGGAGGTCGAGGCGATCCTCGAGGCGGGCCGCGAGGAGACGGGAACCGAGTTCGAGATCGCCGAGGACGACCACGGCTACAGGTGGGTGATTCTCGAGGAGGACGATCCCGAAGACCTCGTCACGAGCATGCACTTCGCGGCGGACACGTTCATCGAGCACGGCTACGGGTCGCGACTGCTCGCCGCCGTCTTCGCCTACGAGGGTACCGCCGCGAGCGATGGCGACGGGCCCGTCTACTGGATCTACTCGTTTCGCCGCGGTCGATTCTACCCGTTCGCACCGCGGCCCGGTCACGAACGCGACTCGAGCGCCGAGTTCAAACTCGAGTCGGTGCTCGACGGCGAACTCGAGATCGAGACCGAGAAGGATCACTGGTATCCGCTCTGGCCGAGTTCGTCCGGAACGCACCCCTGGGAGTAG
- a CDS encoding outer membrane protein assembly factor BamB family protein codes for MSDWNQFRHDHENSGRLTGSIDEEPERPEPTWDAGVDGSVDAPPVLDRDTVYVGSSAGTVYAFDRYDGRRRWRFETELTLASSLVVTDDSLLVVATDGTVFALEPETGTLRWQGTVSGRVESPPTLSRGVLFIGHGEGVSALEATTGEPLWTHETEAGVVGAPATLAGTDFEHVYVGTSRNRVGALEAETGEEVWAAPTKGSVVGGPTAVPGTEAPRDAGAARIGDDRIGVADRDPSALDPSDDPKSDGPEIDSPTESGLEFGGTDIEPDERTEPLAVEGDIDAGEGDRVYVADDGGLLLALNARTGQSWFTYQISDPFTTAPTVTDDSVFVGAADGYLHVTDTMFGKRKLRGWLFSKKGVNLDGIARAEPALVGDTLCLGDSSGSLYGIDADDPDFGWHYPLEAGVSSGPAISDGSLYVVTDDTRLHCLSWRDETSGWD; via the coding sequence GTGAGCGATTGGAACCAGTTCAGGCACGATCACGAGAACTCGGGTCGCCTGACGGGCTCGATCGACGAGGAGCCCGAGCGTCCCGAGCCGACCTGGGACGCCGGGGTCGACGGGTCGGTCGACGCGCCGCCGGTGCTCGACCGCGATACCGTCTACGTCGGCTCGAGCGCGGGTACCGTGTACGCGTTCGACAGATACGATGGCCGGCGCCGCTGGCGGTTCGAAACCGAACTGACGCTCGCGTCGTCGCTCGTGGTCACCGACGACTCCCTGTTGGTCGTCGCGACCGACGGCACCGTGTTCGCGCTTGAGCCCGAAACGGGCACACTCCGGTGGCAAGGGACGGTTTCCGGTCGCGTCGAATCTCCGCCGACGCTCTCGCGCGGCGTCCTCTTCATCGGCCACGGCGAGGGCGTTTCGGCGCTCGAGGCGACGACCGGGGAACCGCTGTGGACACACGAAACTGAGGCCGGTGTCGTCGGTGCGCCCGCCACATTGGCCGGGACCGACTTCGAGCACGTCTACGTGGGCACGTCCCGGAACCGAGTCGGCGCGCTCGAGGCGGAGACGGGCGAGGAGGTCTGGGCGGCCCCGACCAAGGGTTCGGTCGTCGGCGGGCCGACGGCCGTCCCCGGCACCGAGGCCCCGAGAGACGCTGGGGCGGCGAGGATCGGCGACGACCGAATCGGCGTCGCCGATCGCGATCCGTCCGCTCTCGATCCGAGCGACGATCCGAAGAGTGACGGCCCCGAGATCGATTCGCCAACCGAATCAGGCCTCGAGTTCGGCGGGACCGATATCGAACCGGACGAACGGACGGAACCGCTCGCAGTCGAGGGCGACATCGATGCGGGCGAGGGCGACCGCGTCTACGTCGCCGACGATGGTGGCCTCCTGCTGGCGTTGAACGCCCGAACCGGCCAGTCGTGGTTCACCTACCAGATCAGCGACCCGTTCACGACCGCGCCGACCGTCACCGACGACAGCGTCTTCGTCGGGGCCGCGGACGGCTACCTCCACGTCACCGATACGATGTTCGGCAAGCGGAAACTCCGCGGCTGGCTCTTCTCGAAGAAAGGCGTCAATCTCGACGGCATCGCCCGCGCAGAGCCGGCTCTCGTCGGCGATACGCTCTGTCTCGGCGACTCGAGCGGTTCCCTGTACGGGATCGACGCTGACGATCCGGACTTCGGCTGGCACTACCCGCTCGAGGCTGGCGTCTCGAGCGGGCCTGCGATATCGGACGGCTCGCTCTACGTCGTGACCGACGATACCCGACTCCACTGTCTCTCCTGGCGGGACGAAACGAGCGGTTGGGATTGA
- the radA gene encoding DNA repair and recombination protein RadA, translating into MADVDLETLPGVGPATADKLYDAGFDSFQSLAVASPSELSNTADVGESTASDIVRAARDEADIGGFETGSTVLERRNEIGKLSWHIDEVDDLLGGGIETQSITEVYGEFGAGKSQVTHQMAVNVQLPKEVGGLHGSVIFVDSEDTFRPERIDDMVRGLPDEAIEAALEDREIEGSADDEAALDALVEDVLEKIHVAKAFNSNHQMLLAEKAKELASEQEDSEYPVRLLCVDSLTAHFRAEYVGRGNLADRQQKLNKHLHDLDKVGNLYNAAVIVTNQVASNPDSFFGDPTQPIGGNILGHKSTFRIYLRKSKADKRIVRLVDAPNLADGEGVMRVQDAGLKPE; encoded by the coding sequence ATGGCAGACGTAGACCTCGAAACGCTCCCCGGCGTTGGACCGGCAACCGCAGACAAACTCTACGATGCAGGTTTCGACTCCTTCCAGAGTCTGGCCGTCGCCTCTCCCTCCGAGCTCTCGAACACGGCCGACGTGGGCGAATCCACGGCGAGCGACATCGTCCGCGCGGCCCGCGACGAAGCCGACATCGGCGGCTTCGAAACCGGTTCGACCGTCCTCGAGCGCCGAAACGAGATCGGCAAGCTCAGCTGGCACATCGACGAGGTCGACGACTTACTCGGCGGCGGGATCGAGACCCAGTCAATCACCGAAGTGTACGGCGAGTTCGGTGCCGGCAAGTCCCAGGTCACCCACCAGATGGCCGTCAACGTGCAACTCCCGAAGGAAGTCGGCGGTCTCCACGGGAGCGTCATCTTCGTGGACTCCGAGGACACGTTCCGTCCAGAGCGGATCGACGACATGGTTCGTGGCCTCCCGGACGAGGCGATCGAGGCGGCCCTTGAAGACCGCGAGATTGAGGGCTCGGCCGACGACGAAGCGGCGCTCGACGCCCTCGTCGAGGACGTCCTCGAGAAGATCCACGTCGCGAAGGCGTTCAACTCGAACCACCAGATGCTGCTGGCCGAGAAGGCAAAGGAACTCGCGAGCGAGCAGGAAGACTCCGAGTACCCGGTTCGACTGCTCTGTGTCGACTCGCTGACCGCCCACTTCCGCGCGGAGTACGTCGGCCGTGGCAACCTCGCCGACCGACAGCAGAAACTCAACAAGCACCTCCACGACCTCGACAAGGTCGGCAACCTCTACAATGCCGCCGTCATCGTCACCAACCAGGTCGCCTCGAACCCCGATTCGTTCTTCGGCGACCCGACCCAGCCGATCGGCGGCAACATCCTCGGCCACAAGTCCACCTTCCGCATCTACCTCCGCAAGTCCAAAGCCGACAAGCGGATCGTCCGACTGGTCGACGCCCCGAACCTCGCCGACGGCGAGGGCGTCATGCGCGTTCAGGACGCGGGACTGAAGCCGGAGTAA
- the sufU gene encoding Fe-S cluster assembly sulfur transfer protein SufU encodes MGMGSDMYRQQILDHYKSPRNYGELEDPTFTHVGENPMCGDEIRMDVKLDDEGTIERVAFSGDGCAISQASASMLSGKLTGKTVDELLEMDRNDIIDMLGVDISPMRVKCAVLAEKVAQDGAKIHRGELDKSKTSTED; translated from the coding sequence ATGGGAATGGGCTCGGATATGTATCGACAGCAGATCCTCGACCACTACAAGAGTCCCCGAAACTACGGGGAACTCGAGGATCCGACCTTCACGCACGTCGGAGAGAACCCGATGTGCGGCGACGAGATCCGCATGGATGTCAAACTCGACGACGAGGGGACGATCGAGCGCGTCGCCTTCTCGGGCGACGGCTGTGCGATCAGTCAGGCCTCCGCGAGCATGCTCTCCGGAAAGCTCACGGGAAAAACGGTCGACGAACTGCTCGAGATGGATCGCAACGATATCATCGACATGCTCGGCGTCGATATCTCGCCGATGCGGGTCAAGTGCGCCGTCCTCGCCGAAAAGGTCGCACAGGATGGGGCGAAGATCCACCGCGGCGAACTGGACAAATCGAAGACCTCGACCGAAGACTGA
- a CDS encoding aminotransferase class V-fold PLP-dependent enzyme → MSQQNVGALDVERIRSDFPILEREFDDQQVVYLDNAATTQTPDPVVDAMSDYYRYTNSNVHRGIHHLSQEASEAYERAHDRVAEFIGAGGREEVIFTKNTTESENLVAYSWGLNELGPGDEVVLTEMEHHASLVTWQQIANQTGADVKYIRIDEDGRLDMDHARECITDDTAILSAVHVSNTLGTVNPVAELTELAHEHDALSFIDGAQAVPNRPVDVEAIDADFYAFSGHKMAGPTGIGVLYGKQHLLEEMEPYLYGGGMIRKVTFEDSTWADLPWKFEPGTPQIAEAVGLEAAIDYLEEIGMERIQSHEEELAEYAYERLEAEGDVEIYGPEPGPDRSGLVGFNLESVHAHDLASIMNDHAVAIRAGDHCTQPLHDKLGVAASARASFYVYNTREEVDKLVAAIDDARQLFA, encoded by the coding sequence ATGAGTCAACAAAACGTCGGCGCGCTCGATGTCGAGCGCATTCGGTCGGACTTCCCGATTCTCGAGCGGGAGTTCGACGACCAGCAGGTGGTCTACCTCGACAACGCCGCGACGACCCAGACGCCCGATCCGGTCGTCGACGCGATGAGCGACTACTATCGGTACACGAACTCGAACGTCCATCGGGGCATCCACCACCTCAGTCAAGAGGCGTCGGAGGCCTACGAACGAGCCCACGATCGCGTCGCCGAATTCATCGGCGCGGGCGGCCGCGAGGAGGTCATCTTCACGAAAAACACGACCGAAAGCGAGAACCTCGTCGCCTACTCGTGGGGCCTGAACGAGCTCGGTCCCGGCGACGAAGTCGTGCTCACCGAGATGGAACACCACGCCTCGCTGGTGACCTGGCAGCAGATCGCCAACCAGACGGGCGCGGACGTGAAGTACATCCGAATCGACGAGGACGGCCGCCTCGACATGGACCACGCCCGTGAGTGCATCACCGACGACACCGCGATCCTCAGCGCGGTCCACGTCTCAAACACGCTGGGCACCGTCAACCCGGTCGCCGAGCTGACCGAACTCGCCCACGAACACGACGCGCTCTCGTTTATCGACGGCGCGCAGGCGGTCCCGAATCGCCCCGTGGACGTGGAAGCCATCGACGCCGACTTCTACGCGTTCTCCGGGCACAAGATGGCCGGGCCGACCGGCATCGGCGTCCTCTACGGAAAGCAACACCTGCTCGAGGAGATGGAGCCGTACCTCTACGGCGGCGGGATGATCCGCAAGGTCACCTTCGAGGATTCGACCTGGGCGGACCTCCCCTGGAAGTTCGAGCCCGGAACGCCACAGATCGCCGAGGCAGTCGGCCTCGAGGCCGCGATCGACTACCTCGAGGAGATCGGAATGGAACGCATCCAGTCCCACGAAGAGGAGTTGGCCGAGTACGCCTACGAACGGCTCGAGGCCGAAGGGGACGTCGAAATCTACGGTCCAGAGCCGGGCCCGGATCGAAGCGGCCTCGTCGGGTTCAACCTCGAGTCGGTCCACGCCCACGACCTCGCCTCGATCATGAACGACCACGCGGTCGCGATCCGGGCCGGCGATCACTGTACCCAGCCGTTACACGACAAACTGGGCGTCGCGGCCTCGGCTCGAGCGTCGTTCTACGTCTACAACACGCGCGAGGAAGTCGACAAGTTGGTCGCGGCGATCGACGACGCGCGGCAGTTGTTCGCGTAA